Genomic segment of Zingiber officinale cultivar Zhangliang chromosome 11B, Zo_v1.1, whole genome shotgun sequence:
ATCACATAAACAACCATTTTTCCCATGTAAAATAAGCATACCCCCCTCACTAAGTAGGATAGTGGCCAAAAGAGAGTCATAACAATGTGCAACATGGAACAGGAGCATGGTAGGACTTATCATGCACAAGGAACTAGAAAGTGCATCATCATATTCATACCATCGGTGGTGATCTCTTTCCACGAGTCGGAGACCACAGTTAGCCAAATGCGGTCGTAGGCATCATCTGGGTATCTGTTCCATATCAAAATGAAACAAAGTATTCAATCAATGAAATCTATTCCTGATTTGATGAATCTAGGAACACGTGAGAAAACCTCAACCTCAAATGATCAAATCTCACCTTAGGAATGATGCATCATTAGACAGGATAGAGATAGCTTTTGAAATAAGATCAGAGTGACCATtccattattttaaaataaatcaggAAGTAAATTGACTAACAAAAAAACCAGATTCAAGATCTCCAACTAGCAAATTGTCATAGATGGCGTAATGGCATGATCATGGTCATTTCGAACAAAGATCTACAATCATGTAATGTTCTAAAGCAGAGAAGTAAGAACAGAGACGGTAATAACATCAAACACCTCGCCTGCAACCTAGTTACCAGCTACCGTTTATTGTCCTCTGTTACAGAGGGAGCTTGAGTAGAACTCCAACTAAGAATCCCCTTATCGATAATCGTCAATTTTGACTAAGAATGTTTGAAACTGGTGGCGATGGGGATGACAACAAACAAGACGAGGATGAGAAGGAAGATGATGGCGATGCAGAGCCACTTGCGGCTGCTCCTCTGGTACTCCTTGGCGGACTTGAGCTCCTTGGTGCCGTCCTTCACGTAGTGAGCGGCGCTGGCGACGTGATGCTCAATGTCATCCATCTGCTCTCCCTGCGTCTCCACTATCACCGCCATGTCCAGGAAAACCTGGTGGAGCTCCAGCAGGCTCCGCTCCACCTCCTTCGCGGCGTCGTGCCGGTCCTGGATTTCCTGCACCGCCGCCGCCACGATCCCACGCCCCTGCTCCAGCATCGCCTTCCTCATCATCCCCTCGCTGTCCCCGTCGGAAATAATCCTCTCGATCACCTCCTCCGACGCCGCCTCGCCCGTCAGGGTGAAGTAGCGCCGCTCCACGGTCTCCCGGTACTCCGCCATCATCCTCTGCCGCAGCGCCTGGAACTCCATCATCATCTCCTTGAGCTTCTTCCGAAGCCCGTTGGTGACGGCGGTTCGGGTCCGGTCAACCGGCGTGCCCTCCCGGCAGCCTGACAGACGCCGGTTCGCGGCGTTCGAACGATCCATGGACTCGAGGCGGCCGCGGATGTCGCGGGCCGTCTTGAGAACCTGGACGATGTCGGCGTTGATCCGGTCTCGGAGGCGGCGGAGGGCCTCCGGCTTGTGACTCGACTTGCTCTCCTCGTTGGCGGCCTGGAGACGCGCAAGGAGATCGCGGACGGACGCCATCTCCTCCTTCACAAGCTCCGCCTCCTCAAAGAACTGGAGTAGGTGGCCGTCCGCGCCGGCAGCCGCCATCTCGATGGCCACTTCGACCTCCTCGCCGCCCGATTCGAGGTCCTTTAGGACCTCCTTCTTGAGATCTGCATAGCTGTAGAAGGATTTGGTGATGAGGTTGTTCATCTTTCTTTCTCTCCCTGCCTTTTTGCTACTGAATCTCTTCTTGTTTCTGATGCAATGAGAGAGGGGAGGAACGGAGAGAAGAGTTAAAGGAGAGAAGCGCAACGGTCATGAGACAGACGACCTTCCCAACGACTATACGTTTGAAATGGTCATCTCGCCGAACCGTTGCAAACTTTCGCACCCCCTGACACTCCCCCCTCCCGGCCCCACCCCAAATAAAATGTTTTATTTACGTTTATACTCTTTTATtggtttagttttgtttttttattgattttattttttaactaatttttttattttttatcaattttatttttttaataattatttatgatATGTGTTATAATCTTTATTTATTGTTTAGTCTTAAAatttaagaattattatttataaaaaattaaaaatatagatgaaaataatatatatatatatatattcaaataaaaaaaactaataataaGTTAGCCTCCTAGGGTAACCGGCATAACCTCATATGCTCATTATATTCTTACAAATACGTTATAATTAGAGATTGAACCGTA
This window contains:
- the LOC122035389 gene encoding syntaxin-related protein KNOLLE-like — its product is MNNLITKSFYSYADLKKEVLKDLESGGEEVEVAIEMAAAGADGHLLQFFEEAELVKEEMASVRDLLARLQAANEESKSSHKPEALRRLRDRINADIVQVLKTARDIRGRLESMDRSNAANRRLSGCREGTPVDRTRTAVTNGLRKKLKEMMMEFQALRQRMMAEYRETVERRYFTLTGEAASEEVIERIISDGDSEGMMRKAMLEQGRGIVAAAVQEIQDRHDAAKEVERSLLELHQVFLDMAVIVETQGEQMDDIEHHVASAAHYVKDGTKELKSAKEYQRSSRKWLCIAIIFLLILVLFVVIPIATSFKHS